One Chloroflexota bacterium genomic window carries:
- a CDS encoding discoidin domain-containing protein: MPASNQEWSVEFLSHDTPVSVVIGQTLTVNLRVRNTGARAWQQSGRNAVHVGFKWFDEMDRQIEVHDRRTALPADLAPQHSLALGALLATPKMPGKYKLAWDLIAEASTEFDAPLIVPVAVTAAPCDVTGWRAESNLNPAHVAHALDGEMFTTWDSGAPQAPGQWFRVNLGMPRVVDGVQFLSPGKGFPCGYVLNASPDGRAWNSLARVARDNAHDVVAVFAPQRIQYLQIDLLANAEASWQISDVLIHSATMWTASASHNFAAAACAIDNRDDSLWTSDAPQSPAMWFQIDLGRIETVSGIALASPAAHLPAGYRITTWNASASRWQIAYEKSRNDAPVNVSFGATPTQFVNIQLLAASDRPWSIRRVDIEREMESWLDPAAAR; this comes from the coding sequence ATGCCCGCGTCGAATCAAGAATGGTCGGTCGAATTTCTGTCGCACGACACGCCGGTCAGCGTCGTGATCGGTCAAACGCTCACGGTGAATTTGCGTGTGCGAAACACCGGCGCGCGCGCGTGGCAGCAGAGTGGTCGCAACGCGGTGCATGTCGGCTTCAAGTGGTTTGACGAAATGGATCGCCAAATCGAGGTCCACGACCGGCGCACCGCGTTGCCGGCGGATCTCGCGCCGCAACATTCCCTCGCGCTCGGCGCGTTGCTCGCGACGCCGAAAATGCCGGGCAAGTACAAACTCGCGTGGGATTTGATCGCGGAGGCGAGTACGGAATTTGACGCGCCGTTGATCGTACCAGTCGCGGTGACCGCCGCGCCGTGCGATGTGACCGGCTGGCGTGCGGAATCGAATCTGAATCCCGCGCACGTGGCGCACGCGCTTGACGGCGAAATGTTTACGACCTGGGATAGCGGTGCGCCGCAAGCGCCGGGGCAGTGGTTTCGCGTGAACCTGGGAATGCCGCGCGTCGTGGATGGCGTCCAGTTCCTCAGTCCTGGGAAGGGATTTCCGTGCGGTTATGTGCTAAACGCGTCGCCCGACGGCAGAGCATGGAATTCACTCGCGCGCGTCGCACGCGACAACGCGCACGATGTCGTCGCGGTGTTTGCGCCGCAACGGATTCAGTACTTGCAAATTGATCTGCTGGCAAACGCGGAAGCAAGTTGGCAGATTTCGGATGTACTGATTCACTCGGCGACGATGTGGACGGCAAGCGCGAGTCACAACTTCGCCGCCGCCGCGTGCGCGATAGATAATCGCGATGATTCGTTGTGGACGAGCGACGCGCCGCAATCGCCCGCGATGTGGTTTCAGATTGACCTGGGTCGCATCGAGACGGTGAGCGGGATCGCGCTCGCTTCGCCCGCCGCGCACCTCCCGGCGGGCTATCGCATCACAACCTGGAACGCGAGCGCGAGTCGTTGGCAGATCGCGTACGAGAAATCGCGCAACGATGCGCCGGTGAATGTGAGTTTTGGCGCGACGCCGACGCAGTTCGTCAACATCCAACTGCTCGCCGCGTCCGACCGACCCTGGAGCATTCGTCGCGTAGACATCGAGCGCGAGATGGAATCGTGGCTTGACCCTGCCGCCGCGCGCTAG
- a CDS encoding nucleotidyl transferase AbiEii/AbiGii toxin family protein, producing the protein MLDNPRIVSYDLAPPMIGFGELRRLATHWHTDLAAVERVYAITCLLKGLFDHADLARVLVLRGSAALRYAYCADYPSIVEPECTLIETGEVSAWLDEAVRAASAGGVAFKLTMFERGAARVEFVGPLGRRSAAQPRITLSLIAGQMRLSPARVPLLSPFSDKPSATVSVIALEEWMAERVALFATAPRARDVFDAWFAVTHAPMDHARMLALARQIAKEKQIAFPTAGAHNLSGLGRVWEKALREIPARPSLEQVIQDFERELTW; encoded by the coding sequence GTGCTTGACAACCCGCGCATTGTGTCCTATGATTTAGCCCCACCGATGATTGGCTTTGGCGAACTCAGGCGACTCGCCACGCACTGGCATACCGATCTCGCGGCGGTCGAACGCGTGTACGCGATCACGTGTCTGCTCAAGGGGCTGTTCGATCACGCGGACTTGGCGCGTGTGCTCGTCTTGCGCGGGAGCGCGGCTCTGCGGTACGCGTACTGCGCGGATTATCCGTCCATCGTCGAACCCGAATGTACGTTGATCGAAACGGGCGAGGTTTCCGCGTGGCTCGACGAAGCGGTGCGCGCGGCATCCGCCGGCGGCGTCGCCTTCAAGTTGACGATGTTCGAGCGCGGCGCGGCGCGCGTTGAATTTGTCGGACCGTTGGGGCGACGGTCTGCCGCGCAACCGCGCATCACGTTGTCGCTCATCGCAGGACAGATGCGTTTGTCGCCCGCGCGCGTGCCCTTGTTGTCGCCGTTCAGCGACAAACCGAGCGCAACCGTGTCTGTCATCGCGTTGGAGGAATGGATGGCGGAGCGCGTCGCGCTCTTTGCGACAGCGCCGCGCGCGCGCGATGTGTTCGATGCGTGGTTCGCAGTGACGCATGCGCCGATGGATCACGCGCGGATGCTCGCGCTCGCGCGTCAGATCGCTAAAGAAAAACAGATCGCGTTCCCAACCGCGGGCGCACACAATTTGTCCGGGTTGGGGCGCGTGTGGGAAAAGGCGCTCCGCGAAATTCCGGCGCGTCCGTCGCTGGAGCAGGTGATCCAAGATTTTGAACGTGAATTGACGTGGTGA